One genomic region from Streptomyces sp. Li-HN-5-11 encodes:
- a CDS encoding WhiB family transcriptional regulator has protein sequence MQLEAHAPSVPPSDTIPKPGLTEDPILTPLTALTALDDAIENLGVPVPCRSYDPEVFFAESPADVEYAKSLCRTCPLIEACLAGAKERREPWGVWGGELFVQGVVVARKRPRGRPRKNPVTA, from the coding sequence GTGCAACTCGAAGCGCACGCCCCGTCCGTACCGCCTTCCGACACGATCCCCAAGCCTGGTCTCACGGAGGACCCCATCTTGACCCCGCTCACCGCGCTCACCGCGCTCGACGACGCCATCGAGAACCTCGGCGTGCCCGTCCCCTGCCGCTCCTACGACCCGGAGGTCTTCTTCGCCGAGTCGCCGGCGGACGTGGAGTACGCCAAGTCCCTCTGCCGCACCTGCCCGCTGATCGAGGCCTGCCTCGCCGGCGCCAAGGAGCGGCGCGAGCCCTGGGGCGTCTGGGGTGGCGAGCTGTTCGTCCAGGGTGTTGTCGTCGCTCGGAAGCGGCCGCGTGGCCGCCCGCGCAAGAACCCGGTCACAGCATGA
- a CDS encoding ATP-dependent DNA helicase UvrD2: MTPAGLVRLRGAACGQPAHPSRATWQHGGVTAATHSPLFSPAPESADAVLDGLDPEQREVATSLHGPVCVLAGAGTGKTRAITHRIAYGVRAGILQPSSVLAVTFTNRAAGEMRGRLRQLGAHGVQARTFHSAALRQLQYFWPKAVGGGMPRLVDRKVQLVADAAAACRVRLDRNELRDVTAEIEWSKVTQTVPADYPLAAAKAGREAPRDPAEVAQLYSVYEDLKRDRSVIDFEDVLLLTVGILQDRQDIAEQVRAQYQHFVVDEYQDVSPLQQRLLELWLGDRDSLCVVGDASQTIYSFTGATPDHLLDFRTRHPGATVVKLVRDYRSTPQVVHLANGLLSQARGRAADHRLELVSQRAPGPEPAYTEYTDEPAEAEGAARRIQDLIASGVPASEIAILFRTNSQSETYEQALADVGVSYQLRGAERFFDRPEVRKASVALRGAARFGSNDSLLDDADDLPSQVRAVLSGEGWTAQPPAGSGAVRERWESLAALVNLAQDFAAARPGATLGDLVAELDERANAQHAPTVQGVTLASLHSAKGLEWDVVFLVGVAEGMIPITYARTDEQIEEERRLLYVGVTRAREQLHVSWSLSRSPGGRPNRRPSRFLDGLRPGSAATAGRVAAGAPGGVERGFTASAGAGGVAAPGGVVAPRRTQRTPARCRVCGRTLTDAGEMKLMRCEDCPSDMDEGLYERLREWRADQARLSGQPAFCVFTDKTLMAIAEAVPDDERELARIPGVGMRKLRRYGRDVLAICAGRAPDGGEDGD, encoded by the coding sequence GTGACGCCTGCCGGATTAGTACGACTGCGGGGGGCTGCCTGTGGACAACCGGCTCACCCGTCCCGGGCGACCTGGCAGCATGGCGGTGTGACAGCAGCAACGCACTCCCCGCTCTTCTCGCCGGCCCCGGAGTCCGCCGACGCGGTGCTCGACGGGCTCGACCCCGAGCAGCGCGAGGTCGCCACGTCCCTGCACGGACCGGTGTGCGTGCTGGCGGGCGCCGGCACGGGCAAGACCAGGGCGATCACCCACCGCATCGCCTACGGGGTGCGCGCGGGAATCCTGCAGCCCTCCAGCGTGCTCGCCGTCACCTTCACCAACCGCGCGGCCGGCGAGATGCGCGGCCGGCTGCGCCAGCTCGGCGCGCACGGCGTCCAGGCCCGCACGTTCCACTCGGCGGCCCTGCGTCAGCTGCAGTACTTCTGGCCGAAAGCCGTCGGTGGTGGCATGCCCCGGCTGGTCGACCGCAAGGTCCAGCTCGTCGCGGACGCGGCCGCCGCCTGCCGTGTTCGCCTCGACCGGAACGAACTGCGGGACGTCACCGCGGAGATCGAGTGGTCGAAGGTCACCCAGACCGTCCCGGCCGACTACCCCCTCGCAGCCGCGAAGGCCGGCCGAGAGGCCCCCCGCGACCCCGCCGAGGTCGCCCAGCTCTACTCCGTCTACGAGGACCTCAAGCGGGACCGCTCCGTCATCGACTTCGAGGACGTGCTGCTGCTGACCGTCGGCATCCTTCAGGACCGCCAGGACATCGCCGAACAGGTGCGCGCCCAGTACCAGCACTTCGTGGTGGACGAGTACCAGGACGTCAGCCCGCTCCAGCAGCGCCTCCTGGAACTGTGGCTCGGCGACCGGGACAGCCTGTGCGTGGTCGGAGACGCCAGCCAGACGATCTACTCGTTCACGGGAGCAACCCCCGACCATCTGCTCGACTTCCGCACCCGCCACCCCGGCGCCACGGTCGTCAAGCTCGTCCGCGACTACCGCTCCACCCCGCAGGTCGTCCACCTCGCCAACGGTCTGCTCTCACAGGCCCGCGGCCGCGCCGCCGACCACCGGCTGGAACTCGTCTCCCAGCGCGCGCCCGGTCCCGAGCCCGCCTACACCGAGTACACCGACGAGCCCGCCGAGGCCGAGGGCGCGGCCCGCCGTATCCAGGACCTGATCGCCTCAGGCGTCCCGGCGAGCGAGATCGCGATCCTGTTCCGGACCAACTCCCAGTCCGAGACCTACGAGCAGGCCCTCGCTGACGTCGGCGTGTCCTACCAGCTGCGCGGTGCGGAGCGCTTCTTCGACCGGCCCGAGGTGCGCAAGGCGAGCGTCGCCCTGCGCGGCGCGGCCCGCTTCGGGAGCAACGACTCCCTGCTGGACGACGCCGACGACCTGCCCTCGCAGGTGCGGGCGGTGCTGTCCGGCGAGGGGTGGACCGCGCAGCCACCGGCCGGCTCCGGTGCGGTCAGAGAGCGCTGGGAGTCGCTGGCAGCCCTGGTGAACCTCGCTCAGGACTTCGCCGCCGCCCGGCCCGGCGCCACCCTGGGCGACCTCGTGGCCGAGCTCGACGAGCGGGCGAACGCGCAGCACGCCCCGACGGTCCAGGGCGTCACCCTCGCCTCCCTGCACTCGGCCAAGGGCCTGGAGTGGGACGTCGTCTTCCTGGTCGGCGTCGCCGAGGGCATGATCCCGATCACCTATGCCAGAACCGACGAACAGATCGAGGAGGAACGCCGCCTCCTCTACGTCGGCGTCACCCGCGCCCGCGAGCAACTGCACGTCTCCTGGTCGCTGTCCCGCTCGCCCGGCGGCCGGCCGAACCGCCGTCCCAGCCGCTTCCTCGACGGACTGCGTCCCGGCTCCGCCGCCACCGCCGGCCGCGTCGCGGCCGGCGCCCCGGGCGGCGTCGAGCGCGGCTTCACCGCCTCCGCGGGAGCGGGGGGCGTTGCCGCACCCGGGGGCGTTGTCGCGCCGCGGCGCACCCAGCGCACACCGGCCCGCTGCCGGGTCTGCGGCCGTACGCTCACCGATGCCGGCGAGATGAAACTGATGCGCTGTGAGGACTGCCCCTCCGACATGGACGAGGGTCTGTACGAGCGCTTGCGCGAGTGGCGGGCGGACCAGGCACGGCTCAGCGGCCAGCCCGCCTTCTGCGTCTTCACCGACAAGACGCTGATGGCGATCGCCGAGGCAGTCCCGGACGACGAGCGGGAGTTGGCGCGCATCCCCGGGGTCGGCATGCGCAAGCTCCGCCGCTACGGAAGGGATGTTCTCGCCATCTGCGCAGGTCGGGCGCCTGACGGCGGAGAAGATGGGGACTGA
- a CDS encoding mycoredoxin, with the protein MPGTVTMYSTTWCGYCRRLKSQMDREGITYTEINIEQDPESAAFVEKANGGNQTVPTVLFEDGSTLTNPSLAQVKQKIGA; encoded by the coding sequence ATGCCGGGCACTGTGACGATGTACAGCACCACGTGGTGCGGCTACTGCCGCCGGCTGAAGAGCCAGATGGACCGCGAGGGCATCACGTACACCGAGATCAACATCGAGCAGGACCCGGAGTCGGCGGCCTTCGTGGAAAAGGCGAACGGGGGCAATCAGACCGTGCCGACCGTGCTCTTCGAGGACGGTTCGACGCTGACGAACCCGTCGCTGGCGCAGGTCAAGCAGAAGATCGGCGCGTAG